From the genome of Capsicum annuum cultivar UCD-10X-F1 chromosome 4, UCD10Xv1.1, whole genome shotgun sequence:
GAGCCTAAACTTGAGCTCATTCAACTTCATATCAACTATTACTCTTCCTATTGCCAAGAGTGGCCTTCCCAAGATAATGGGTACCTTAAAGTCCACATCACAATCTAGTACTACAAAATTAGTAGGAAGAATAAAGTCTGCTattttcaccaacacatcatgcaAAATTCCAACATGCTGCTTTATTGACCTATTTGCCATCACCAGTCGCATGTTAGCAGGTGTTGGATCTTCTAAACCCAGCTTCTTACATACAGCAAGTGGCATCAGATTCACGCtggcacccaaatcacataatgcctttgCAACATCCAGAGACCCAACcttgcaaggaatagtgaatatACCTGGGTCGGCCTTCTTTTGCACTAAGAATCATGTGGAAACCGtgctacaatggtggagattatcCACCTGCTCACTGCTGACCTTCATCTTCT
Proteins encoded in this window:
- the LOC124897975 gene encoding uncharacterized protein LOC124897975; this translates as MVKAVECTVATGADVEANYVSNQEASKAISKGTKADPGIFTIPCKVGSLDVAKALCDLGASVNLMPLAVCKKLGLEDPTPANMRLVMANRSIKQHVGILHDVLVKIADFILPTNFVVLDCDVDFKVPIILGRPLLAIGRVIVDMKLNELKFRLGIKEAKFKMHQPMSHQNDMNVFSIVDVFYEDEKEVSTGCHGKF